CGGGGATGAAGTCTCTGTGCGTGCGGCCGTGCCGAGCATGTGACGAGGGAACAGCCTCCCGCCCGACTGTACCCACAACGACGCTCCAATTAAATGCATCCTCGCTGTCGGTGAGGTGCGGATTCAATACTGACCTATTGTGGGCGTTACCAATAATCTCTTTCTGATACTGTGCCACTCTCTCCGATAGCACGAGGCTTAGTTAATACTGTCCCTCCTTTAGTGTGGCTCTCCTTAAATATCGTCCGACTGTATTGCCCTTCAGATAGAGTGGAGTTCCTCAATAAAATAAACAGACTCTGAATAATAAATGGATAGTGTGAGGCTCCCTTAATATTGTTCCTCCTATATAGTCTGGCGTTTTCGCAATCCTGTCCACCCAATAAGACGATGCTGGCGCTCAACAGACTAATAGTGTTCCTCCTATAGTCCGCCGCTCTCCCAGCACTGCCTCTAATAAATAGTGCTCTGCTCCCTCAATACCGTACCTCTGATGATGTAGGGCTCCTCAATACTGTGCCTCCGATGGTGTGGTGCTATCTCAAAACTGATCCTCGTACAGACCTGCGCTCTCTCAATACTGCCCCTTCAATGGTGTAGGGTTCCATCTGTATTGTCTCTGATAGTGTGGtgctccctcaatactgtctctCCAGTGTAGGGCTCTCTCAATACAGTACCCCCCCCCATCCTAATGGTGTATACAGTAAATCCCTCTATAcagtaaaccccccccccccaaaggtaTGGTGCTCCCTCAATATTACATCCACTTTTAGCCCCTCCCACAGGGCAGTGTTCCTTcatctaccccccccccactcaactCTGTAACACTCACTTTAGTGCAGGGTAGTTACGGGATGGATGAGGAGGGGTGATTGAGTTCATCGAGATGAGCGTAAGTGGAGGATGTATTGGAGAAAGAAATGGGGGGGTTGTATGGAAGGGGGAGGTAGTGGGCGGggaaagacacacaaaatgtagATGCTGAAATCAGCATCAATAAgattactggaaatactcagaggatcaagcagtatctgtggagacaaAGGCTTTCTTATTTCAAAATTAAGCTTTATTCACAAAAAGTATATACAATAGGTATAAAAACAATGTACAACTCTCTTTAAATTGTAGTGTCATTCAATCTAACCATTCACAACATTATCAGTTCTACACAGTGTTGTGTACACATTAGCCTTCATGTGATCTCCTTGGACAATAAATACTAACTCTAACAAACCACTCCTTTACATTTGGCATATCCCCACGGACCCTCCGTAAATTTTTATCCACAACCATACAGAGCATGGCATCTAGCTGCATTGCAGTTTGGTATAGaaactgaaagaaactgcagtgttttggacacagctcagcacatcacagaaaacagcctcccATCCACCTGAACTtcaggctgcctcagtaaagcagacagcataatcaaagaccccacccacctcattctctcttcttcagACCCCCACTCTCACGCCCCAACAGCCCACACCCCATGTCCTCATGCACTAACACCCTGCACCCAACACCTTAACATATTCACAATCTTAATAGCTCACAATTCTTACAGCACTACACCTGCACACCCTAACACCCCAACCCCTACACCTTCACACTCTTAACACTCCCTACCCCTACACTTTCACACTCTTAACACCTAACAGGGTGGCAAACTTATTTGAGAGTGCATGTCCAAATTGGTGATAATcttctaaaaaaaaattctctcagGTGCCATGATAATTTTGAGCAGGGATCATCATTGATTAGGGAATTAGTAACAACAATTATGGACATTTTTTAAGGATGAGCCCTGTTGCTTATTTCAGtgtattcattgttttactattaacaaaagtataacagagacagattgaaataaattaagcattttagaaaacctgttcaaaGATTAATAATATTCATCTTGTAAAAGGATGATTGAAAATTGACACCATTTCCAAATAGACTTTGGTACATATTGAAAGAAGATCAAGGAAAATTAGCACACTTTACCCTCAGTGAGACTTCTGTTGCTGCACTAATGATGACAAATAGTTTATATCTGGCTTGTATCTAGTTGTTTTGAGAGCTATGCACGTAGCACTAGTTTCATCAGTAAGTCTACTCCTCAAATTAGACTTGACCAagttcatcaatgaaaacagtgACTCACATGAATATGTCGATGAAAATACAGTTAATATTGCCATTGCAAGATCTTTCAGACAGTTAAAAGTTTCAGGAATGGAATTCCAGAGTTTCAGAAACTCATTGTCTGTATTTTTATGCTTTGATCCAGTCACTAACCGATCCCTTTCAATATTTTCTAGTTCAGCTCGTAAGTCGACAAATTTTTGCCTCCAAATGGAGCTGCTTTGTAAATCGATCAATTGCATTTCAAAATTATCCAAATCAATCCACTGCAACATTTCCAAATTCAGTTTGTCTAATGTTATACTGTCTGCACACTTTACGAAGTTTGCAGTTTCTTCAAATGACCTGCATTTCCCATTCAGGATTGTTGGATGTCCAACATATTTTTCAAACAGACTGGCAAAATCTGCCTCTTTACCACACATGCTGGGTGCACCATCAGTTGTCACAGAAACTATTTTCGAAAGGTTAACTTGTCGACCAGACAATTCTTTTATTACTGCCTTACATATTTCAGCCCCTGTGGGGTGTTCAGATAATGTCACAAAGTTAACCAGTTCTTCACAGATTTCGTCGCCCCTACAAAATCGAGCAATAATGACTAGCCTAGCTGATGGGGTAACATGACTGCTCTCGTCAAGACAAATGGAAAGAAACTTACATGAACTAAGATCTTTTGTTAGTTGTTCTGTTATGTTTGTTCCCATCATTAATATTCTATCTTTTACTGTGTTTCTGCTCACTGGCAAATCCTTAATACGCTGAATAATTTTTTCCTTTTCTTGAAAACCGTCAAAAAGGAAATGAGCACACTCTAGCCACGATTCTTTAACatattccccatcactgagcggtCTTCCATGTTGAGCAATAACCTTTGAAACCTCAAAACTAGCAGCCACTAGGTTGGAACTACCAGAAACAAATGTTGGCATTGTACTTGACTGCACTTTTTTGTTGCTGATTGCCCGAGAAATGTGTTCTTTTTGTTCTTCCTCGCTTTTATCACAAAGCCATTTATGGACAGTTTTATAATGCCGCTTTACTGAGGAagtcctgcacaccactgtttcgGAACATAAGACGCACAATGCTTTATCACCCTTTTTGATCATGCCAAATCTTTCACTCCACCACTGTTGAAAATCTCTGCTGCTTCTCCATTCAGTTGAAAGTTTTTGTTTCTTTGCTGGTGTATCTGACATTCTGAACAAGCTGAAAAGGGTAAATACAATTTAAAAATAACTCACCAATAAACTTCAATAACACAGttcaacaaatttctacaggtgtaccacagagagcattctaactggtagcATCACTGTTGGGTAGTATGGAGGAACCACTgcataggattggaaaaagctgcaaagaTTTATAGACTCAGCCAACTCTATTGTGTGCAGTAACCTCACCATcgttgagggcatcttcaaaggcAATGCTCTCTTTttattgctaccattagggaggaggtacaggagcctgaagacccacactcaatacattaggaacagcttcttcccctccgccatgcTTTTTCTGAGCTGCCACTGAATGACCTATgaatgaacactaactcactatttttgatcacttttgcactacttatttaaaattagtggattccagttaattgggactctTCATGACAAGTACATTTTGATCCAATTAATCAGCtatcccaattagctgaagtttcatagaaatagtttaaaaaagacaaactatagCTTAACTATCAAATTATGTACTTAAGtgaagtacagaacaaattgaAACACTGTTTGTATTACTACGATACCATAAAATCTGCATTAGTTCCTGATAGTTATCAACAGTGGAACTCATACTGACATACACTGCCATGCTCTTTCAATCAACTACAACTGAACAAAATTAGCAGAGACCTGGTGCACATATTGTACTCCAGTGGCTTCCTGCATCGTCAAAAATCATTACTTTTTAATTCAGCCACAGTCAGCCCAAATGAATAACATAACACAACTGAGCctatttaaaaactgcttgctgatgctagttagaaactgttacatcttcaaaatctGCATTTTCATAgtaacatttaagatgattgtcaataccttcaaattctttgaagttccaaacttgttgaagtagtttCATTTTCAATTTTTCATTTTCACACCTGTCGTTTCTGACATCTcccagcctgaatgcttgaaaccgcagtgcgCCAAACTTCCGAACTGTTTTACTGCTtattgccaactatcagtgacaaaaatcactgctttttgaacacaacatGCAACTGAAGCTATTTAAAAGTTGCTGCTCTAAGCACAGCCTACAACCACACATGCTTAttactgacactagttagaaactgttcgacaAATCTGTctcaattaagtggcataatgtCCTAAACAAATGTAAGAAATCATATTTTCTCAAATTTCTCTAATTTCCTGGATATTTAGTTTTTTATTCCCAAAAAGTTGTTGcaaataaatggctgccccaattaacagaTAAATATTCCTGAAAGAACTACATACAGTATTGGCTATTATCTTCACTGAATATCCAGTGTTAACTCACTACTGACAAAGAAAGAAAGCTGAGCAAGTCAAATGCCAATTGGGCCATCCATTTACTATATCCAATActaaacacaagattctggacTGGAAAGGGGGCAGAAACCAAAATAAGGTGATGCTGGGATGGATATAAGTACACactgtaggtgataggtgaacccaggtgagggggaaggaaggTGGGTGAGGAGGAGGGAATGAAATCAGTagttgagaggtgataggtggaagagataaaatgCTGAAGAAGTAATTTTATACAACAATGTACCATGGAAGAAAAGAAAGGAACAGGGGCACCAAGATGGCAGGTAAGAAGGGGTCAAAGCAgcaaaatggggaatggaaaaagatgcagtgagaagagattaccagaaattagagaaatcagtgtttatACTATCAAGTTGAAAGCTACCGACACAGAATACAAggtcttccaacctgagtttggtctcaCCATGTTAATCGAGGAGGCCACGGGCAAacaagtcagaatgggaagtCGAATTGAAATGGGAGGCCACAGTACATTTTGTGCACTgctcaatatctccagcatcactGGGATCTTTTGTGCCGTCGTGGGCACGCGTGTCACAGGTTCGCCCACCTTGCCAGAGTCCACCCTTCCCCGGGGTTGTTCGGTCTACTGAGATTCACCTTTTACAAAGCGCATTCCCATCACCCGTAAACATTATTAGGCACTGTATTTGGCAAACGTAATCCCCCGCCCCCCTCACATACATTGAGAAAATCCCACACCGAGCGGGAACGGAGAACCTCCTCAAGCTCCTTCAGCCGTCACTCCCGACCATAACCTCAACTCTGATTGGCGGAGAGCGCAGGTCCGCAACACGTGACGACAGCCTCATTGCTAATTAGCAGTTTAAATTTACCACGGGCCACCGTTGGATTGCTAATTGATCTCTCCTGCACCTTGATGGAGTGGTTGCGAAAAATAAAATTTCCTTTCAGATCTGAAGTTTATTTTTCCGGGAACGGGGACAGTATGCCGGGCTGTGATTGGTGAGGTGGGCGAACGGAATGCGTCACGTGTTAACCTCTGACCTCCCCGAGGTGCCGGCCGTGTGAGGTGATGCTGCTTTCTGCCGTTGCGAGGTGTGGGGGCTGTCCGGGGTTGAGGACGGCCGTCCGGCGGCTCGGAGGCGGCTGGAACACGGTGAGGGGGTGGCAGACCGGGGTTTGGGCTCagtgggggaaggtggacgggtcgACTCCCACCAGAGTCAGGTTAATTCTTACTGACTTGTGTGATCTGAGTTAGTTGTATTTTGCGATAGCAGAaatacaaagacataaaattactacagtttaCTTAATAAGGAGATTGGGTTCATGGACCGAAATGTGATGGcggaagagaagaagctgttcctgaatcattgagtgtggttcttcaggctcctgtacatcctcccggacggtagtaatgaggagagggcatgtcctggatggtgggggttcttagTGCTGGATGCTGCTCTCTAGAAAATGCCCTCCTTGTAGGATTGTGCTGGTTTTGAAGCTGGCTGAGTCTCTGCAGATTTTTGCCTGCATTccaggcggtgatgcaaccacctcagaatgttctccactgtacatctgtggaaatctgTAAGATTTTGGTGATATATCAGATTTCCTTAAATCACTACCAGGATTCTTTGGCGTGGGGTCTTGGCTGCAAATTTTGCTTCTGCAGGCACTGCGCaaccccactgagttcctccaatagatTGTTAGTCCATATTCCAGGATACCACATTGATTGGcgtaatctcaaataataacaggCATCCTACAGAGAATaaatcatctctctgacacagtggtatcaagaaaacaaccccctcaatgttgcaaaaacaaaggagctgtttgtggactacaggaggaatggagacagactaacccctattgaaatcagtggatctggggttgagagggtgaacagcttcaaattcctgggcatctcacgtggtctgtacatactggctgtgtggtggggggaaaaagcacaacagtccctctttcacctcagacagttgaagaagtttggtgtaggtcctcaaatcctaaggacttcctacaggggcacagttgagagcatcctgactggctgcatcactgcctggtatgggaactgtacttcccgcaatcacagaactctgcagagagtggtgtggacagcccagcacatctgtagatgtgaacttcccactattcaagcctgaaggatcattggagactctaATCACCCCACCCATAAACTGTTCCAGTTGTTATCAtttgggaaacagtaccacagcataaaagccaggacaaacaggctccgggacagcttcttccaccaggccatcagcctAATTAATTCATTCTGA
The sequence above is drawn from the Hypanus sabinus isolate sHypSab1 chromosome 22, sHypSab1.hap1, whole genome shotgun sequence genome and encodes:
- the cutc gene encoding copper homeostasis protein cutC homolog isoform X1, coding for MSDTPAKKQKLSTEWRSSRDFQQWWSERFGMIKKGDKALCVLCSETVVCRTSSVKRHYKTVHKWLCDKSEEEQKEHISRAISNKKVQSSTMPTFVSGSSNLVAASFEVSKVIAQHGRPLSDGEYVKESWLECAHFLFDGFQEKEKIIQRIKDLPVSRNTVKDRILMMGTNITEQLTKDLSSCKFLSICLDESSHVTPSARLVIIARFCRGDEICEELVNFVTLSEHPTGAEICKAVIKELSGRQVNLSKIVSVTTDGAPSMCGKEADFASLFEKYVGHPTILNGKCRSFEETANFVKCADSITLDKLNLEMLQWIDLDNFEMQLIDLQSSSIWRQKFVDLRAELENIERDRLVTGSKHKNTDNEFLKLWNSIPETFNCLKDLAMAILTVFSSTYSCESLFSLMNLVKSNLRSRLTDETSATCIALKTTRYKPDINYLSSLVQQQKSH